AAAGTTCGTCCAAGTAGTAGATGGCTGTATTCATGTCAATCAGATAGGCCGTTCCCATTCGTCGCGGAGGTTTTGAAGTTGTTTGTCAATCGTCTCGCGCGATAGGCCGGTTTTCAGAACGCCTCTGTATTTTGACATATTTTTCTTGGTTTTGGGCATTGCGGGAGCCGATTCAGAAGGCAGGACAATCACCTCGACTTCCGTGCCCGCGAAGGCCTCTGGCAGTTGGACAACCACTTGTCCTTCTTCTACTTTGGCGTGTGTGCGATATGCTTGCATTGGAAAAAGATGTTTGAATTGCTGACAAAGATGCTTTATCTACCGCAAAAACCCCAAACGTCCTCATCGGCGGCCTGATTTCCCCCCACCCTGCTCTCGCGGATTGTGACGCCGGTGCTGTACGAGTTGCTGGCGCCAAGGGTGGTGTGAGATTTTTGCCAGCTGCGTTTTTCTGTCATCCTGCAAGGATTTGCAACTTACCCCTTTGGTATATTTCCTCCCTCGATAATTTTCAGCAACGACGCATTTTCATTTTGCAAGGACAGTATTAATGATTCTAAAAAAGCGAAACGTTTGTTGATTTCGTTCATGGCTTCTTTGTCAAAAGAAATGGTGCCGCTATTTAGAATGCAAGTCTCTCCTTCTTGCTGATTGTTGTTGAAACTACTTTGACTGAATTCGGGTCTAACCCAAGTAGCTTAGCCATTGGCATCTCCAATACTTCAGCAATTTTCATGATTTTCCCCACAGGAGGATCCGATTGCCCATTCTCCCATTTTGCTAAAGTTCGGAAATGAACATTTAAGCGGTCTGCCAAATCCTCACGGGTGATTTTTTTGGTCTCGCGTGCTTCTCGAAGATTGAAGCCAAGTTGTTTTATCTGGTTTTTCATAATAAAAAGCACTTTTTTTTACATTTATGTAAATTTTAGTGCAAAGATAAGTGTTTTTTCGCGCTTTTTATGGTAATTGATTTTTTTGGAAAGGTGCTCGCAAAGAGGAAAGATTGAGCCTTTATTATACAACTCTACATAGAGAGATTACAACTTGTTGCACTTAAACCATAGAACCAAGTATGCTTGCGGGAGTTTCGTATTTACAAAAGTCAAATCGTTATTGAAGCACTGGCTTGCTCCCTAAAAAATACGAGTGCGAATAACTTTAAATCTTCCAGGAGATGAAAAACTTCATTTTTCTTACCTTGTTTTCATTACTGTTTTTTGGATTTTTGGCCTGTGAAAAATATTATCAAACAGACCAACCCAAGATTGACACTCCTAATAAACCCGTTCAAGAACGCATAAGAATTTATACCGCCTGTTGGGATGAGTGGGGGAGGAAAAGCAAGAACTGCGGTGGGTGGGGGTTGTGTAACTTCGAAGACTGCTGGGGCTGGCAAGAGCCTTGTTGTGGTACATCTGCTTATAGTGGGGTCATCGCCTTCGATTACACAGCAAATGAATATTTTTTGACAATCACATTGAGCAACACGGATACGTTGCAAATCGCAGCTACGCAATCTCAACTGCCGCTTTATGTAGATGAAGACATAATTGAAGATTCAATTGATGAAGAATGGGATTTTGTAAAAATTGAGGCTGGTGAATACCCATTTCTTTCGAGTATCGGAAGTTATGGAGGGTATAAATTACCTGTGATTTTTTATTAGCCTTTGATCCCTCTATGGTATTTTCAAGTAGCTCATGTTCAAAATTGACTGAAGTGAGAAAAAAAGTCGTTCTCTAAGTCAACAGGTTGTTTTTTAGTCATTTTGAACATGGGCTTGAATTTGGATTTAAAAAGGTTTACTTATGTGCAATATAAAAGCATCAATGGTTGTAATGGCCTTGTTATGGTTAAGCATTCTGATTTTCAATATGATAGCAATCTCAGGATGTAGCATTAAGGGATCTTTTCAGGGTCTATACAGTTATCAAGACAGAACTAGCAAAGTTGCTCCTAGTTTGATTCAAAAGCCAACTACATTGATTTGCAACCTTGTTCAGCCTGATTCCCCTGTTGTGTATCTTGTCAATGGCGTGGAATTGAAAAAGTGCTTGGAGCAGCATGAAAAGTCTTTAGTGTACTTATGGAGGCCAAAGTGTTCAAGCGACGTATGTATCTCACCTGGCCTCATTCAGTCACTCTGTCAGAAAAATGGAATCGAGTTGTTTATCGTAGCGGAATATTATGACTTTGAGATAATGTCTCTTAATCATCCTATTAAACGACCCATCTTAGGCATTGATTGCAATTACTATTCAAGTCACTTAACTAAAAAGTATGTTTCGATGTTTATGGCTGATTTGTTAGAACCGGGAAACACGTCACCGGGCAATTATTTTTTTCGGTTCAATTATGGTTGTCTTGTCAGTATGTCGGAGAATATAAAAAATCTAAAAATGTAAATCGGTGCTGAAGTTGGCTTATATCTACACATTTCGTCGTTCAACTTGGTGAAGACACTAGAACGCGACAAAGACCGTCTCCTCATCTTTTTCAATTTACATCTTCACCCCGTTCTCGTTCACGGTGGTGGTCGGCCTCATCGCGCTCATGGGCATCGAGGTGAAGAACTCGATTTTGCTCGTGGATTTCACCAACCAACTCCGCGCCGAGGGGCGAAGTCTCGACGACGCGATTCAGGAAGCGGGCGAGATTCGTTTCGTGCCGATTTTGCTGACCTCGCTGACGGCTATCGGCGGCCTCACGCCCATCGCAATCGAGGAAAATCCGCTCTACTCACCGCTGGCCTACGTCCTCATCGGCGGCCTGATTTCTTCGACTTTGCTCTCGCGGATTGTGACGCCGGTGCTGTACAAGTTGTTGGCGCCGAGGGTGGTGTGAAGTGGTGATTGGGGATTGATTGATATGCTACAATGGCAACCGCACCGTTGCGTTTTTTGTCATTCTACAGGAATCCGTCCGCTCTAAAAGCGCAACCTCGTGGTGTACGCGCACTTAGAGCGGGCGGATTCCAACAGAATGACAAACGTAGAGTGCTCGCTTTTGCACTCGGGATGACAAAATCGTGGGAAAAAACCATGCGCAGCGCGAGAAAATGAAAAATACAGACTAGCTTCCCACCAAAATTTAGAGCAAACACGCCAGCCCCGGAAAGTCGTCGTCCATTTTTTCGTTCACGATTTAAAAGCGGCATTATGAAAACACTTTGTTGGGGTGCGATTCCCATTTGATGTACTTTTCTGTGTCTTTTCAGTCCGCAGACACGGACATCTTACCCCAAAGGTTAGCCAACTACGTCAATTCCACGAAAATGGCTTTAAAAACTTTCAAAAGCTCTGATTTTTCTAAAAAAATCAATCTTGCAAGTTACATCAAATGAGAATCACACCACATTGATGATCCGCACGCTCTGCTGTTTTTCACCGACCGCCCATTCGCTCAGAAAATCCATCGCCCCCAGCCCTCATTGATACCATTCGGGGGCAGCAATTCTTCAAATACCCGTTTGATTCAGGGTTTCTTTGGGTTGCGATACAAACTCAGTTTGGCCTCGATATAAAGCCCGTGGGCGCGATGCCTGCCGATTTTTTCAGCCTGGTTTTTCAGATAGGCATAGAACAAGCGAAAACCCCAAGCCTGATGCGTCCGCCGCACTTTTTTCATCATTTCCGTGATATAAGCGGATGAGCGCGTGCGCTAGCTCCCATCATTGGTGCCGGGCGGCACCACAATTGGGATGATATGGGTGGCAGCGCCATTGGCCGCATTTGCCGAGGCTGCCTCGGTGCCTACTGGCAGGCTGACGTTCACCGTCTTGGCAAAAGTGGCATTGGTGAACAACGGCGTGTAATTTGTGCTCTGCGTGCGCGACGAATTCGCCCACAGAAGGGAAGCGTTGAATCGGTGAAAGGACTGGGGTTGAATATCATTTGCTTGATGCAAACACCCCGCTATGTTAAATTTTTAAAAGAATACCCGCGGGTACCGTGGATTTTCTGGCGAAGCGGAAAATCCGCAATATGCCTTAACTTGCTGCCCCATAACGCAATGCTTGTAAAACTTCTGATTCGATGAACGAGCCACCCGTGCCCAACGTGCAGATAGAGGAGTCTTGGAAAAAGGTCTTGGCAGATGAATTCAGCCAGCCCTATTTCGCCGCCATCAAAGCCTTTTTGGTGAATGAAAAAAAGGCGGGCAAGACCATATATCCACCCGGGCCGCTCATCTTCAACGCATTCAACAAGACCCCCTTCGATGCGGTGAAAGTCGTCATACTCGGGCAAGACCCCTACCACAACCCCGGCGAGGCGATGGGGCTTTGCTTTTCTGTGCCGAAGGGGGTGAAAGTGCCGCCCTCGCTCGTCAATATATACAAGGAAATCAACACAGACCTCGGCCTGCCCATCCCGGGCCACGGCGACCTGACGCACTGGGCAGAGCAAGGCGTGCTGCTGCTCAATGCCATGCTCACCGTCGAAGCCCGCTCACCTGCCTCCCATCAGAAAATCGGCTGGCAAACATTCACCGACGGAGTGATTCGGCATATCTCCAATGAGAAAGAAGGCGTGGTGTTTTTGCTGTGGGGCAACTTCGCCAAAGGCAAAAAACCATTGATAGACCAGACGAGACACTATGTGCTGGAAGCCGCCCATCCCTCGCCCCTCGCCGGCGACGCATTTATGGGGTGTCGGCATTTCTCGCACACCAACGAAATTTTGGGAAAACAGGGCAAAACGCCCATTGATTGGAGTGTTGACACATGATGCAGTCCATTGCAGAAGTTATAGCCCGGCTCGAACAAATAGTGGCATGGTCGAAGGAACAAGGGTCTCCGCTCGGCTATTTCGCGGCAGTATATCTGCAAATAACGCTGGCCGTGCGCGACGGCATCGAAGCGGGCGTGTTTGAAAACGGCTCGCGCATGGAACAACTCGACGTGCGTTTTGCCAGCCGCTATTTCGATGCCTTCGACGCTTGGCAAGCAGGCAAACCCTGCTCCCAATCGTGGAAGACCGCCTTTGAATCTGCCAGCAACGAACACCTCACCGCCCTCCAGCACGTCCTCTTGGGCATCAACGCGCATATCAACCTCGACCTCGGCATCGCTGCCGCACAGACCCGTTCGGGCGACGCTATATTTGGCCTCCGCAAAGACTTCGACCGCATCAACGACATCATCGCAGCGCTGACCGACCGGATGCAGGAGCGATTGGCCGACATCTGGCTGCCCTTCCGACTGCTCGACTGGTTCTTGCGCACCGACGACGAGGGGTGGATTCATTTCAGCATAAAAGTAGCCAGAGGCACGGCATGGAAAGCAGCTGTCGCGCTGGCCTTTGCCCGACAACTCGAAACAGAAAAAGCCCTCATCCAAGAATTGGATACAAGCGTCGCTTTTTTTGCCCAAAAAATCGTCGCGCCGGGTTTGGGTGTCGGCATCGGCCTACGCCTCATGCGGCGCGGCGAGCGCGGCGAGGTACGGGAAAAAATCGAAACATTGATGCAGATTTAAGGTTAAGAAGACATGACTTCGACAGCAAATAACCATAACGAAAAAATAAGCGCTGCCCGTCGCTTGCTCGACGCAGTGTGCGACCCTGAAATTCCCGTGCTGACGGTATCCGACCTCGGCATCGTGCGCGACGTTCGGCTCCTCGACGACGACACGGTGGAAGTGGTCATCACCCCCACTTATAGCGGCTGCCCGGCTATGGGTGTCATTGAGGTCAACATCAAGGCTGCTTTGCAGGAAGGCGGCTTTGAGCGCGTACGCGTCACCACAGTGCTCAGCCCGGCATGGACCACTGACTGGCTCAGCGACGAAGGCCGCCGCAAACTGCGAGCATTCGGCATAGCCCCGCCCGCCGAGGCTACTGCCGACAAAAAAGCACTGTTGGGAGAGCGGCGTGCGTTGCAATGTCCCCATTGCGGCAGCAACAACACCGAGATGCTCGCACAGTTTGGCTCCACTGCCTGCAAGGCCCTATTCCGATGCCTCGACTGCCTCGAGCCTTTCGACTATTTCAAATGCCACTAATCGGGTAAAGGCGGCCTTAGGTTAAATCCTTCATATTTTTCAAGGCAAGTTTTGCCATGTCAACATTCGTCGTCTTCCCGACGAATCGCCCAAAAACCTTACCTGCCTCACGGTAAAATCCGCGCAGAGCAGCCAGTAGTCCCAAATCTGGCATTTTATTTCGGATAGCGGTTTGTGTCCCCCTTAATCAACGTCCATAACCTAAATGCCGCCAGATATGCGCTATTTAATATCTCTTCTTCTCCTGATTACGCTCGCAGCCTCCAGCACCGCTCAAGGTCGCCGCATCTATGTGGATGCGTATGCCTCTGGCAACGGCAATGGCACCTCTTGGCATAATGCCTTCACCGATTTGCAAGCCGCACTTTTCGCCGCCCAACCCGGCGACCATGTGTGGGTGGCAATTGGCATCTACAAGCCAACGAAAGGCTACAACCGCGAGATTTCCTTCAAACTGAAAGGTGGCGTGCAACTTTACGGGGGCTTTTCTGGCGTAGAGACGGAGCTCGAGCAGCGCAACTGGGAGCGTTTCAAAACCATCCTGAGCGGCAACATCGGCCTGCCCAACGACGACACCGACAACTCATACACCATACTCTTCGTCGAAAAATCGGATAAAGTCAGCGTCGTGGACGGCTTCACCTTCGTGGGTGGCCGCGCCGACGAAAGCGACCCCTACGTCTCTGCCTATTCCAGCAGCAAAAGTGGTGGCGCCATTTACGTCATGGCCGAAGGCAATGCGGCACACCCCGTCGTCCGCAACTGCAACTTCGAAAACAACTACGCCCGCGACTTCGGCGGCGCTGTCTATCTCTTCACCGGAGAGGGCAAAGACGAAATGTTGCCTTTTGAAAATTGCTGGTTCGTCAACAATCGGGCGGACGGGCTTCAAAAAAAAAGTGAAGCCGCAAGCGGAGCCAACTTTCGAGTCTATCCCAACCCCACCACCAGCAGCGTCACCGTGGAAGGAGAAGTGAAAAACGTCAGTTTCCCGCTTCATTGGTCGCTTTTCGATGCCGCAGGCCGACAAGTGCAAACACTCGAAATCCAAGAGACCACCGAACACGTCAGCACCCAAATCAGCTTGCACGAACTCTCAGCCGGATGGTACAACTATCGCATCGCCGATGCCGCCACTGTGGTGCTACACACTGGGAAACTCTGGAAGCAATAGTGAAATCTGTTTTGGAAAATTTTGAGGTGAATAAAGCAAGCCGTCGCGGGATGTTTCCCCGACGGCTTCGTTTTTAGACCTTGGTTCGCCGGGATTTGTCAGATGGCCATGATTGATTTCCTTGACTGCGCATTTGACCACGCTCAAAATTTAGCAGCGCGAGGCACATTTCCTTGATTTTGAAAATCATGTTCAAAACTTGGCGGCGCGAGACATGTAAGCTCATTCTTGCCCCCACATCAGCCGCGCCAACACAGGCAGATGGTCGGAGGGATAATGACAATTGCGCGAATCGCTCAACACCGCATACTGCCGCACCGCCCAGTGTTCGCTCACAAAAACATAGTCAATGCGCCGCCTCACCGGGTCGTGAAAATTGAAGGCATTGAACGTGCCGTCTGGACCAAAAGGCGGTTCCTGCGTGGCAGCCCGCGCATCGCGGAATTTTTGGAGCAATACAGCCACCGGTGCCTCATGAGGTTCCACATTGAAGTCGCCCATGAGCACCACAGGCTCCCCCAGTATGTTCTTTTTTGCGATTTCAGATAAAATGAGCTCGGCGGAGCGGCGGCGTGCCTCTTGCCCGATGTGGTCGAAATGCGTGTTGAACACCCACAGATTTTTTCCAGAAAGACTATCGTGCAATCGGGCAAACGTGCAGATGCGCGGCAACGCGGCATCCCACCCTTTCGAGACACTGTCGGGCGTTTCGGAAAGCCAAAAAGTGCCGGAATCCAGCAAGCCAAAACGCCGCGTCAAAAAGTAGAGTGCCGAGTATTCGCCTCCTTCCCGACCGTCGTCGCGCCCCACGCCCACACGCGAGTAAGCGGGCAATTGCCCGCTCAGATACTCGAGTTGTCGGTGCAAACCTTCTTGGATTCCGAAAATATCAGGGGCATGGAAACGCAACTGGCCCGCTAGAAAATCGCGCCGAAGGGGCCAAGCATCCGCGCCGTCTTGGGGATTGTCGAAGCGGATATTGTAGGTGAGCACCGCGAGTTCGCGCTGCGCCGAGGCAGACACGGCCACCAACATCAAAAGAAGAATGCGTATCATCGTTCGTGTTTAGTCCAAACGTCAGTCAATGTGTTGCCGAAAATAATGCGCCGCCCGCTCTTCCAACTTTTTTGCCGTAACATCGTCGTCAGGGTATTTGCTGCGCAAATAATCGGCAAAAATTTTGTCCAAACGGTCGAATTGGCTAGCCTCGATACCCCTTACAAAAGAGGTGTCGCTGTGTGTTTTGCGTCTTGGTATCAGCTGAAAGGCATCGGGGAAAATCTGTCGGAGGCGCAAGTTGCCCAGTTCGAGCGTTTGCTCGGGACGGATGTCGTTGAAAAGCAGCGTGACGATGGCGTTGCGAGTGTCGTGTTCCGAAATAAACTTTTCCAGACTTGCCTCTATCTCGGCGACGGAACACGCATGGCATTCGTTCATCTCCCACCGCAGCCACGAGCGAGTTGGGATAGCTTCAAAAACAGCCTTGGACGCACTGCCGTCCGGTTCAATGTCCAACACGATAAAGCCTTTTTCCGTGCCCACCTCCGTATCGCTCAGCCGCTCTGTGCTGCCCGAATACCAAGCATTCGAGTGCAAGCCTATTTTCTGGAAATTGTGCCAATGACCGAGCGCGACATATTGGAACCCGTCCAGTTTGGCTTCAAATTCATCGGGAAATACCTGCTCGCCGTATTCTTCCATCAAAAACCGTTTGCCCAGCGAGGTGTGCAGCATCAAGATATTGAACTTGCCTTCCACAGGCCGCATCCTACCCAGCTGTTCATACAGTATCCGGCTGTCGTTGATGTGTGGCACACCATGCACCACCACGCCATCGAATTCAAAGTATTCCCACTTTTCGCCAAAAATGGGATAGATACAGTCGAGACTGCGCAATGCCCGCAGGATAGGACTGTTGTAAATCGTTTTGGGTGTCTCGTGATTGCCCGCTATGATGACCACGGGAATGGCCGCGTCGCAGATGCGGCGAAGTTGCTCCAAGCCAAAAGTGAGTGCCCGGTTGGAAGGACTGGGGCGATGAAAAAAATCGCCGCTATGGATGACCACGTCTGGCTTCAAGGCCAAGAGCCTTTCCACCACGCGCTCAAATGCGTCGTAAACGTCCTGTTCGCGAGCGTTGATGCCCTCAGCGCTGACGCGGTCGAAAGCCTGATAGCCAAGATGAGTGTCGGAAAAATGAAGAACTTTCATGGGTTTGATAAGTTGAAGGGGGTTTAAAAGGGGGGGGAAGGGCTTGGCCGGGCAAGCCCTTCAACTCATTCAACCTTATGGTGCAAGCGGACATACCTGATATAATCCGTCTGAGGCGGGTCGGTCAGCCCCAAATTGCGAGCGATGGTGACAATCTGGCCTCGATGGTAGGTGCTGTGATTGAGGCAATGGTGTATCATTTGATGGCGTGGCCGATGGTCTTCGGAGCCGTTCAGGAGGCGGAAATGACAAATTTCGTGAAACGACACGTCTGGAAGTGAGTGGACATACCCCTCGAACTGTTCTGAGGCCCGCAACAAGCCGTCGAAAACATCATCCGTCGAGCCATTGAAATTTTGGGCCAAAAATGGTTCAGGTGACACTTGTTGCAAGCGTTCGAGCCACACTTTTTCCGCACTCCAGATGTGCAGCAACGTGCCGTGCAAGTGCGGAAAACTGGAAGGCACCTCACGGGTCATCAGTTCGGAGGGCTTTTCGCGGAGCCACTCCACCACAAGGCGGTTGGCCCAGCGGTTGTAGGTTACATAATCTTTGAGCAGCGTCTCAAGCGTCATGGTAGTCGTGTAGCAATTTTGAAAGACAGAAAAGGACTGCCAAATGTAAATGTGTTTAATGAGCGCCACAAAAATTAAAATTTTCCGGCAGCACGTGTGCAGGAAGCAAATGGCACATCTTTTGGAGCAATCAAATTGTCTCCCGTACACATTATCTCATCATCCTGTATCACTCTCAAAGGTCTCCCGGACTGGCTCATACTTTGAGAAAACCAGCCAGCGGAAGCCAATTTAATCACCATGATTGCTTCACAGTTTAGCGTTCAAGCAGGCCACACGAAGGCCGAAGGGGGAGTAGAATTGTTTCAAAATTCGCCTAATCCGTTCATCGAAATGACGTTGCTCTGGTTCCGCTTGCCCGCCGTGGCAAGCATCGTGCTGCGAATTTTTGATGCCAAGGGAAAAGAAGTAAGCGCCAAGCAAGGCACTTACGAAGCAGGCGAAAATCATGTGGTCTTGCACCGCGCCGATTTGCAGGAACCGGGGCTTTATACTTGTCGCCTCGAAACACCGTTTGGTGCCGCCAGCCGCAAATTGATGATGTACTGACCTTTTCTAATCCTATCCCATGAGTGAGCCGCCCCCGCCAGTTTTGGCGGGGGCGGTTTTTCGTTTCGGAAGAAGGGCTTTTCAAATTGTCGCTTATGTACGCCGAAACGCTGTTCCGGCATGTATCGGAACAGCGTTCCGATTTGCTTGCTACAATTTGAAATCCACCTTTTAAAAAGAGATTGAACCTACTGAAAATCAGGCCATTCAGACAAGCGGTGTTAAACTTTTGCAAACCAAAATAGCCGCGTCTCGAAAGCCGTAATTTTGCCCCATCGAAAATTCCGACGCATCATTTCAATCTTTCACCATCTCATATTTTTGAAAAAATGGAAAGAAACAAGCAAATTCAAATAGGCCTATTGGCCTTGCTGGCGCTCCTGCTCATCGCCAACCTTTTCGGCGGCGGCTTCAAAAACTGGTTCAAATCGGAAAACGACAAAATCCGTGAATCAGCCATCGCATCCACCTCGCTTAACAGCAACAACCTCTCGGCAGCCGAGCCTACCGCGATGGAAGGCAACATCCCCGGCACGAACCTGAACGCTACCGTGTCGAACCTGCCCACCACCACCATCCAATACGAAAATGAAAAGTACAATTTCGGCGTGATTGACGAAGGCGAAATTGTGAAATACACCTACAAATTCAAGAACACCGGCAGCGAGCCGCTCATCATCAGCAACGCCAAAGGCTCCTGCGGTTGTACCGTGCCGACTTGGCCGAAAGAACCCGTCCCACCGGGCGGCAGCGGAGAACTCAAAGTCGAGTTCAACTCAAAAGGCAAACCCGGCCCACAAAGCAAGCGCGTGACCGTGACGGCTAATACCACTCCTACCGAAACATATCTCGAAATCGCTGGCGAAGTGCGGGTCAAAGAACAACCTGCTGCCAAAGGCGCTAGCGCCAACTAACACCATAATGAAAATGATTTGTGTGATTTCCCAGATTCGATTTGTCTGATTTAGAAGGGTTTGAGATTTCACCTACACAACAAAATCATTTCATTTCAAGACAATTCAGAAAAAACAAAAATCCCTGACAGAGCAATTCTGCCAGGGATTTTTGTTTGGGCGAAGCAAAGCACCCTATCACCAGAAAACAATGTACAGCGCCGCCAATGCACCCACTATCAACAAGGCACCGATGGCGAACGAAGTCGTGGTACGAAACTCGGACGGGTCCACTTCGATGGTGCGCACCCGCTGTTGGCCGCGCTTGTCAATCAGGCTAACGACTACCATCAGGCTGACCAATATCAAAAAGACCCAGCCCATGCGGTGCAGGAATGGCATCCCGACAAACATTTTTTCGAGCCACAACCCAGTAGGGATGGTTGCTAACGCACCCGCCAAAGCCGCGGAGGCCGTCGCACGTCTCCAAAACATGCCAAGCACAAAAATGGCTACCACGCCCGGCGAAATCAACCCGGTAAAGTCTTGGATAAACTGGAACGCCTGACCAAAATTGGACAGGGCAGGTGCCACCACCGCGCCAATAGCAATGGCAATGACAATGGCGATGCGGCCCGTGCGGACCAACTTGGCCTCATCGGCCTCACGGTTGAAATACTTTTTGTACAGATCCAGCGTGAAAATGGTGCCGATACTGTTGGCCTTGCCCGCCAATGAAGCCACGATAGCCGCTGTGAGCGCCGCGAAAGAAAGCCCTTTCAAGCCAGTCGGAAGCAATTCGAGCAACACCGGATAGGCTCGGTCGGGCTTGAGTGCCGTTTCTGCCGAGCCGGGTGTCACCACATCGAGCATTTCTTTTTGAAAATAACCATTCTGATGCAGCAGATACGCCGCAATGCCGGGCAACACCACGATGACCGGCATGAGCAACTTTAAGAATGCGGCAAAAAGCAGCCCCGCGCGAGCCGTCGGCAAGTCAGCGCCCAAAGCCCGTTGCGTGATATACTG
This Saprospiraceae bacterium DNA region includes the following protein-coding sequences:
- a CDS encoding exonuclease SbcCD subunit D codes for the protein MKVLHFSDTHLGYQAFDRVSAEGINAREQDVYDAFERVVERLLALKPDVVIHSGDFFHRPSPSNRALTFGLEQLRRICDAAIPVVIIAGNHETPKTIYNSPILRALRSLDCIYPIFGEKWEYFEFDGVVVHGVPHINDSRILYEQLGRMRPVEGKFNILMLHTSLGKRFLMEEYGEQVFPDEFEAKLDGFQYVALGHWHNFQKIGLHSNAWYSGSTERLSDTEVGTEKGFIVLDIEPDGSASKAVFEAIPTRSWLRWEMNECHACSVAEIEASLEKFISEHDTRNAIVTLLFNDIRPEQTLELGNLRLRQIFPDAFQLIPRRKTHSDTSFVRGIEASQFDRLDKIFADYLRSKYPDDDVTAKKLEERAAHYFRQHID
- a CDS encoding DinB family protein — its product is MTLETLLKDYVTYNRWANRLVVEWLREKPSELMTREVPSSFPHLHGTLLHIWSAEKVWLERLQQVSPEPFLAQNFNGSTDDVFDGLLRASEQFEGYVHSLPDVSFHEICHFRLLNGSEDHRPRHQMIHHCLNHSTYHRGQIVTIARNLGLTDPPQTDYIRYVRLHHKVE
- the ung gene encoding uracil-DNA glycosylase — encoded protein: MPNVQIEESWKKVLADEFSQPYFAAIKAFLVNEKKAGKTIYPPGPLIFNAFNKTPFDAVKVVILGQDPYHNPGEAMGLCFSVPKGVKVPPSLVNIYKEINTDLGLPIPGHGDLTHWAEQGVLLLNAMLTVEARSPASHQKIGWQTFTDGVIRHISNEKEGVVFLLWGNFAKGKKPLIDQTRHYVLEAAHPSPLAGDAFMGCRHFSHTNEILGKQGKTPIDWSVDT
- a CDS encoding DUF1573 domain-containing protein; translated protein: MERNKQIQIGLLALLALLLIANLFGGGFKNWFKSENDKIRESAIASTSLNSNNLSAAEPTAMEGNIPGTNLNATVSNLPTTTIQYENEKYNFGVIDEGEIVKYTYKFKNTGSEPLIISNAKGSCGCTVPTWPKEPVPPGGSGELKVEFNSKGKPGPQSKRVTVTANTTPTETYLEIAGEVRVKEQPAAKGASAN
- a CDS encoding T9SS type A sorting domain-containing protein; the encoded protein is MIASQFSVQAGHTKAEGGVELFQNSPNPFIEMTLLWFRLPAVASIVLRIFDAKGKEVSAKQGTYEAGENHVVLHRADLQEPGLYTCRLETPFGAASRKLMMY
- a CDS encoding endonuclease/exonuclease/phosphatase family protein, with the protein product MIRILLLMLVAVSASAQRELAVLTYNIRFDNPQDGADAWPLRRDFLAGQLRFHAPDIFGIQEGLHRQLEYLSGQLPAYSRVGVGRDDGREGGEYSALYFLTRRFGLLDSGTFWLSETPDSVSKGWDAALPRICTFARLHDSLSGKNLWVFNTHFDHIGQEARRRSAELILSEIAKKNILGEPVVLMGDFNVEPHEAPVAVLLQKFRDARAATQEPPFGPDGTFNAFNFHDPVRRRIDYVFVSEHWAVRQYAVLSDSRNCHYPSDHLPVLARLMWGQE
- a CDS encoding efflux RND transporter permease subunit — protein: MGIEVKNSILLVDFTNQLRAEGRSLDDAIQEAGEIRFVPILLTSLTAIGGLTPIAIEENPLYSPLAYVLIGGLISSTLLSRIVTPVLYKLLAPRVV
- a CDS encoding sodium/solute symporter (Members of the Solute:Sodium Symporter (SSS), TC 2.A.21 as described in tcdb.org, catalyze solute:Na+ symport. Known solutes for members of the family include sugars, amino acids, nucleosides, inositols, vitamins, urea or anions, depending on the system.); this translates as MGQRLHPYDYVIFLIYFVVVAGYGYWIYHRKKAAEASSKDFFLAEGALTWWAIGASLIASNISAEQFIGMSGSGFAMGLAIASYEWMAAATLLVVAVFLLPIYLRNKIYTMPQFLAQRFSPLVATIMAVFWLLVYVFVNLTSILYLGALAVSTISGISFSVCIFGLSLFAIFITLGGMKVIGYTDVIQVLVLILGGLATTYLALNLVAEHFGQQGAWSGLALMREKADSHFHMILNKGQMLMPDGKGGLEDAYEKLPGIAVLIGAMWIANLNYWGFNQYITQRALGADLPTARAGLLFAAFLKLLMPVIVVLPGIAAYLLHQNGYFQKEMLDVVTPGSAETALKPDRAYPVLLELLPTGLKGLSFAALTAAIVASLAGKANSIGTIFTLDLYKKYFNREADEAKLVRTGRIAIVIAIAIGAVVAPALSNFGQAFQFIQDFTGLISPGVVAIFVLGMFWRRATASAALAGALATIPTGLWLEKMFVGMPFLHRMGWVFLILVSLMVVVSLIDKRGQQRVRTIEVDPSEFRTTTSFAIGALLIVGALAALYIVFW
- a CDS encoding helix-turn-helix transcriptional regulator; protein product: MKNQIKQLGFNLREARETKKITREDLADRLNVHFRTLAKWENGQSDPPVGKIMKIAEVLEMPMAKLLGLDPNSVKVVSTTISKKERLAF
- a CDS encoding T9SS type A sorting domain-containing protein: MRYLISLLLLITLAASSTAQGRRIYVDAYASGNGNGTSWHNAFTDLQAALFAAQPGDHVWVAIGIYKPTKGYNREISFKLKGGVQLYGGFSGVETELEQRNWERFKTILSGNIGLPNDDTDNSYTILFVEKSDKVSVVDGFTFVGGRADESDPYVSAYSSSKSGGAIYVMAEGNAAHPVVRNCNFENNYARDFGGAVYLFTGEGKDEMLPFENCWFVNNRADGLQKKSEAASGANFRVYPNPTTSSVTVEGEVKNVSFPLHWSLFDAAGRQVQTLEIQETTEHVSTQISLHELSAGWYNYRIADAATVVLHTGKLWKQ
- the paaJ gene encoding phenylacetate-CoA oxygenase subunit PaaJ is translated as MTSTANNHNEKISAARRLLDAVCDPEIPVLTVSDLGIVRDVRLLDDDTVEVVITPTYSGCPAMGVIEVNIKAALQEGGFERVRVTTVLSPAWTTDWLSDEGRRKLRAFGIAPPAEATADKKALLGERRALQCPHCGSNNTEMLAQFGSTACKALFRCLDCLEPFDYFKCH